The proteins below come from a single Erythrobacter sp. SG61-1L genomic window:
- a CDS encoding N-acetylmuramoyl-L-alanine amidase, translated as MTGGYCAAISSAAVPAPWAAAALVGSPQGRTARLERASTAFFHRQPLCARKLREGFEISLVPLLPAHLSERAMAVRVQLWLLFLAPLAVLAGLYVFGLTLPVPALGRSYVIRFELPVAGKAIDLPPVQGPQDVTMPLVVIDAGHGGHDPGASGEGLEEKRIVLGLALALRDRLLQQGGIRVALTRSDDRFLVLQERAEIARRLGADLFLSIHADSAGDESAVQGASVYTLSEKASDEAAARFAARENNADRLNGISLSGQNDAVSAILVDLSQRRVQEESSEFAQLIVREGEGAIEFHPEPRRAAALAVLRAPDVPSVLFEAGFVTNPKDAERLASPEGRVRFARAMENAIRVYFARNSASAVQ; from the coding sequence TTGACCGGGGGTTACTGCGCGGCGATCTCCTCCGCGGCGGTGCCTGCGCCTTGGGCTGCAGCAGCGCTGGTAGGGTCTCCACAAGGCAGGACTGCCCGGTTGGAACGTGCTAGCACTGCCTTTTTTCATCGGCAACCGCTTTGCGCACGAAAATTGCGCGAGGGTTTCGAAATTTCGCTTGTCCCCTTATTGCCTGCGCACCTAAGCGAAAGGGCGATGGCAGTGCGTGTCCAGCTCTGGCTCCTGTTTCTTGCTCCGCTGGCTGTTCTGGCGGGGTTATATGTGTTCGGGTTGACCTTGCCCGTGCCGGCCCTCGGGCGATCCTACGTTATCCGTTTCGAACTTCCGGTGGCAGGCAAGGCGATTGATTTACCGCCCGTGCAAGGCCCTCAGGACGTGACCATGCCGCTGGTTGTCATCGACGCCGGGCATGGTGGGCACGATCCGGGCGCATCTGGCGAAGGGCTGGAGGAAAAGCGTATTGTGCTTGGCCTGGCCCTGGCCTTGCGTGACCGCCTGTTGCAGCAGGGCGGCATCCGCGTCGCATTGACCCGTAGCGATGACCGTTTTCTCGTCCTGCAGGAACGCGCGGAAATCGCGCGCAGGCTCGGCGCGGACCTGTTTCTTTCAATCCACGCGGATTCCGCCGGCGACGAAAGCGCGGTTCAGGGGGCGAGCGTCTACACACTGTCCGAAAAAGCGTCGGACGAGGCAGCGGCCCGATTTGCCGCCCGTGAAAACAATGCCGACAGGCTCAACGGAATTTCCCTTTCGGGTCAGAACGACGCGGTCAGTGCGATCCTTGTCGATTTGTCGCAGCGGCGCGTGCAGGAGGAATCCTCGGAATTCGCGCAATTGATCGTGCGTGAAGGGGAGGGGGCGATCGAGTTCCATCCCGAGCCACGCCGCGCGGCGGCACTGGCGGTACTTCGTGCGCCGGATGTACCTTCGGTGTTGTTCGAAGCGGGTTTCGTGACCAATCCCAAGGATGCGGAGCGGCTTGCCTCGCCGGAGGGGCGCGTGCGCTTCGCGAGGGCAATGGAAAATGCCATCCGGGTCTATTTCGCGCGCAATTCGGCAAGCGCGGTGCAATAG
- a CDS encoding transglycosylase domain-containing protein, whose translation MSETDQSAPQSIHYRIRREAHSVLTWWRENWRQSRAFRWATMAIGALLLLWLLIWLLLARNLPDAKMLLEYEPPLPTMVRGIDGEIVDSYARERRVQLQFRDFPKPLINAYLAAEDKTFWTHGGVDITGFAGAVFDYVSKIGSGQRAKGGSTITQQVAKNILVGDEYSITRKLKEMLLARRIEGVLTKQQILELYLNEIPLGRRSFGVQAASRAYFGKDVNELQLHEAAFLAILPKAPERYGRPQYHDTAIERRNWVLDEMVENDFISRAQADAAKAQPLGLVTQRPEYTTVDAGYFMEDVRRQLIDKFGEQAKDGPNSVYAGGLWVRTSLDPELQKAGSDALRAGLLRYQSARGWSGPIATIDMAKGDWRGQLQSSFLSVKYLNWRVGVVTSRSGSSGRIGFTDGKEAPLVGLPDKLKEGDVIAATPEGNGWRVRSVPEISGGFLAENPNTGRVLAMQGGFDPRLDSFNRATQALRQPGSTIKPFVYATGLDQGMTPATMVPDAEYCYYQGAALGEKCFRNFGGSRGGGEHTMRWGLEQSRNLMTMHIAMDSGMPNVVKTIDRMGIGKYEPYPAVSLGAGETTVARMVNAYSALVNHGVQFNQTTIDFVQDRRGKVIWRADQRECTGCNMAQWDGKAMPRLKPVGKQVLDARTAFQVVHMLEGVVQRGTAVVLRDLNMPLFGKTGTTNGPTNVWFVGGSPDIVAGVYMGFDKPRNMGGYAQGGTIAAPIFKQFVKESRDRWTGRPFEAPAGIRMVKIDRATGRRVFGAWPTDDPKASVIWEAFKPDTEPRRAALQDEIDAMRDLIIAQLRRREQGSQQGVTDGSSEAGQPQNFAEEQGGLY comes from the coding sequence ATGAGCGAGACCGATCAATCCGCCCCGCAATCGATCCATTACCGGATCCGCCGCGAAGCGCACAGCGTGCTGACCTGGTGGCGCGAAAACTGGCGCCAGAGCCGTGCATTCCGCTGGGCCACCATGGCCATTGGCGCCCTGCTGCTGCTGTGGCTGCTTATCTGGCTGCTGCTGGCGCGCAATCTGCCCGACGCCAAGATGCTGCTGGAATACGAACCGCCGCTGCCCACCATGGTGCGCGGGATCGACGGTGAGATCGTCGATTCCTATGCGCGCGAGCGACGGGTGCAATTGCAGTTCCGCGATTTTCCCAAGCCGCTGATCAACGCCTATCTCGCGGCCGAGGACAAGACGTTCTGGACGCATGGCGGCGTGGACATCACCGGTTTTGCCGGGGCGGTGTTCGACTATGTCAGCAAGATCGGCAGCGGCCAACGCGCGAAGGGTGGTTCGACCATCACGCAGCAGGTGGCCAAGAACATCCTTGTGGGGGACGAATATTCGATCACCCGCAAGCTGAAGGAAATGCTGCTCGCCCGCCGCATCGAAGGGGTGCTGACCAAGCAGCAGATTCTTGAACTCTACCTCAACGAAATTCCCCTTGGCCGACGCAGCTTTGGTGTGCAGGCCGCTTCGCGCGCTTACTTCGGCAAGGACGTGAACGAGTTGCAGCTCCACGAGGCTGCCTTCCTGGCGATCCTGCCCAAGGCACCTGAACGCTATGGCCGCCCGCAATATCACGACACGGCGATCGAGCGCCGCAACTGGGTGCTGGACGAGATGGTGGAGAACGACTTCATCTCGCGCGCCCAGGCCGATGCCGCCAAGGCGCAGCCGTTGGGCCTCGTCACTCAGCGGCCGGAATATACCACGGTCGATGCCGGCTATTTCATGGAAGACGTGCGCCGCCAGTTGATCGACAAATTCGGCGAGCAGGCGAAGGATGGCCCGAACAGCGTCTATGCAGGCGGGCTGTGGGTGCGCACTTCGCTTGATCCGGAACTGCAGAAGGCGGGCAGCGATGCCTTGCGTGCGGGCCTGCTGCGCTATCAGTCGGCCAGAGGCTGGAGCGGCCCGATCGCAACTATCGACATGGCGAAGGGTGACTGGCGCGGACAGCTCCAGAGTTCCTTCCTGTCAGTCAAATATCTGAACTGGCGTGTCGGGGTGGTGACGTCCCGTTCGGGTAGTTCCGGCCGGATCGGTTTCACCGATGGCAAGGAAGCGCCTTTGGTCGGTCTGCCCGACAAGCTGAAGGAAGGCGACGTGATTGCTGCCACGCCGGAAGGCAATGGCTGGCGCGTGCGCAGCGTGCCGGAGATTTCCGGCGGCTTCCTGGCCGAGAACCCCAATACCGGTCGCGTCCTGGCAATGCAGGGCGGGTTCGATCCCCGGCTCGACAGCTTCAACCGCGCCACGCAGGCACTGCGCCAGCCCGGTTCGACCATCAAGCCATTCGTCTACGCCACTGGGCTGGATCAGGGGATGACACCGGCCACGATGGTGCCGGATGCGGAATATTGTTACTATCAGGGCGCTGCTCTGGGCGAGAAGTGCTTCCGCAACTTCGGCGGCTCTCGTGGCGGCGGCGAACATACGATGCGTTGGGGCCTCGAACAGTCGCGCAACCTGATGACCATGCATATCGCGATGGATTCAGGCATGCCCAATGTGGTCAAGACGATCGACCGGATGGGCATCGGCAAGTACGAACCTTATCCTGCGGTTTCGCTGGGCGCTGGCGAGACGACTGTAGCGCGCATGGTCAATGCCTATTCCGCGCTGGTCAATCATGGCGTGCAGTTCAACCAGACCACCATCGACTTCGTGCAGGATCGGCGCGGCAAGGTGATCTGGCGTGCGGACCAGCGTGAATGCACCGGCTGCAATATGGCGCAATGGGACGGCAAGGCGATGCCCCGTCTGAAGCCGGTGGGCAAACAGGTGCTGGATGCGCGCACCGCTTTCCAGGTGGTGCATATGCTGGAAGGCGTGGTCCAACGCGGGACGGCAGTGGTCCTGCGCGACCTCAACATGCCTTTGTTCGGCAAGACGGGCACCACTAACGGGCCGACTAATGTCTGGTTCGTGGGTGGATCGCCCGACATCGTGGCCGGGGTCTATATGGGCTTCGATAAGCCGCGTAACATGGGTGGTTATGCCCAGGGCGGCACGATCGCGGCGCCGATCTTCAAGCAGTTCGTCAAGGAAAGCCGTGATCGCTGGACCGGGCGCCCGTTCGAAGCCCCGGCAGGTATCCGCATGGTGAAGATCGACCGTGCTACCGGCCGCCGCGTGTTCGGCGCCTGGCCGACTGACGATCCCAAGGCGAGCGTGATCTGGGAGGCGTTCAAGCCCGACACCGAGCCTCGCCGCGCCGCATTGCAGGACGAGATCGACGCAATGCGCGACCTGATCATTGCCCAACTCAGAAGGCGGGAACAAGGCTCGCAGCAAGGCGTTACAGATGGCAGTTCCGAGGCCGGCCAGCCGCAGAATTTCGCAGAAGAGCAGGGCGGCCTTTATTAA
- a CDS encoding redoxin domain-containing protein, translating to MIARKFAATAVMAACLALPGAASAELSQGRKAPPFVTQGALAGKGFTFDLSKELKKGPVVLYFFPKAFTQGCTLEANAFAEAMEDFHKAGATVVGMSADDLPTLKRFSKEECRNKFPVATASKAVIKAYDVGFVRNGQDTGLSDRTSYVIGKDGKVKFAHSDLDWREHVNLTLAKVKELKGR from the coding sequence ATGATCGCACGCAAATTTGCCGCTACGGCCGTAATGGCAGCCTGCCTTGCGCTTCCCGGCGCGGCTTCTGCGGAACTCAGCCAGGGCCGCAAGGCGCCGCCGTTCGTCACGCAGGGTGCTCTGGCAGGCAAGGGTTTCACCTTCGACCTCTCGAAAGAGCTGAAGAAGGGGCCGGTCGTCCTCTATTTCTTCCCCAAGGCCTTCACTCAAGGCTGTACGCTTGAAGCGAATGCATTTGCCGAAGCGATGGAGGATTTCCACAAGGCGGGTGCGACGGTGGTGGGGATGTCGGCTGACGATCTGCCCACCCTCAAGCGTTTCTCGAAGGAAGAATGCCGCAACAAGTTCCCGGTGGCGACTGCCAGCAAGGCTGTGATCAAGGCCTATGATGTCGGGTTCGTCAGAAACGGCCAGGATACTGGCCTTTCCGACCGCACCAGCTATGTGATCGGCAAGGACGGCAAGGTGAAGTTCGCCCATTCCGATCTCGACTGGCGGGAACATGTCAACCTGACGCTCGCCAAGGTGAAGGAACTCAAGGGGCGCTGA
- the prfB gene encoding peptide chain release factor 2, with translation MRAEGQAQIDRIEAALALVRRSLDWDRAVRRLDELNARVEDPTLWDDPKNAESVMRERRRLEASIGTVNEISAEMANAVEFVELGEMEGDEDVVREGLDALKQLASRADADKVQALLSGEADANDTYLEIHAGAGGTESQDWAEMLQRMYTRWAERHGYKVELVDYHAGEQAGIKSATLLIKGENAYGYAKTESGVHRLVRISPYDSSARRHTSFSSVWVYPVIDDNIDIEINPADLRIDTYRASGAGGQHVNTTDSAVRITHVPSGIIVASQVDRSQHKNREIAMNMLRARMFEEEMRKREEAASNEHASKSDIGWGHQIRSYVLQPYQMVKDLRTGTTSTAPDDVLDGDIDDFISAALAQRVTGEAVEVEDVE, from the coding sequence ATGCGTGCCGAAGGGCAGGCCCAAATTGACCGGATCGAAGCTGCTCTGGCGCTTGTGCGCCGCTCGCTCGACTGGGATCGCGCCGTGAGGCGGCTCGACGAACTGAACGCGCGGGTTGAAGACCCGACGCTGTGGGACGATCCGAAGAACGCCGAGAGCGTGATGCGCGAACGCCGCCGGCTCGAAGCCTCCATTGGCACGGTGAACGAGATTTCGGCCGAAATGGCCAATGCCGTCGAATTCGTCGAACTTGGCGAGATGGAAGGTGACGAGGATGTCGTGCGCGAAGGGCTTGATGCTCTCAAGCAGCTCGCATCCCGCGCCGACGCGGACAAGGTGCAAGCCCTGCTTTCGGGTGAGGCAGACGCCAACGATACCTATCTGGAAATCCACGCCGGTGCCGGCGGCACTGAAAGCCAGGACTGGGCGGAAATGCTCCAGCGCATGTATACGCGCTGGGCGGAACGTCATGGCTACAAGGTGGAGCTTGTGGATTACCACGCTGGCGAACAGGCCGGGATCAAGAGCGCGACGCTGCTGATCAAGGGGGAAAACGCTTATGGCTATGCCAAGACCGAAAGCGGGGTTCACCGCCTGGTCCGCATCAGCCCCTATGACAGCTCCGCCCGCCGCCACACCAGCTTCAGCTCGGTGTGGGTTTATCCGGTGATTGACGACAATATCGACATCGAGATCAACCCGGCAGATCTCAGGATCGATACCTATCGTGCATCCGGTGCGGGCGGCCAGCACGTCAACACCACGGACTCGGCCGTGCGTATCACGCACGTGCCTTCGGGCATCATCGTCGCCAGTCAGGTTGACCGTTCGCAGCACAAGAACCGCGAAATCGCCATGAACATGCTGCGTGCGCGTATGTTCGAGGAAGAGATGCGCAAGCGTGAGGAGGCGGCCAGCAATGAGCATGCCTCCAAGTCCGACATCGGGTGGGGCCACCAGATCCGGTCTTACGTGCTGCAGCCCTATCAGATGGTGAAGGATTTGCGCACCGGCACGACCTCCACGGCGCCTGATGACGTGCTGGACGGTGACATCGACGATTTCATTTCCGCCGCGCTTGCCCAACGAGTGACGGGCGAAGCCGTCGAAGTGGAGGATGTTGAGTGA
- a CDS encoding methyltransferase domain-containing protein, with protein sequence MLLAGGCNLFKQEDKDRPETAREFPRAYRPVSNLGGNSVSSEQARDDRREAQTVMELANIKPGMTVADIGAGEGYYTVRLAAKVGARGRVLAQDIDESAIKRLGIRVERERLDNVSIKLGAEDDPRLPENSFDRVFLIHMYHEVSEPYAFLWRLRPSLRPGAQVIVVDRDRPADQHGIAPKLLFCEFDHVGFRLVEFVRKPELAGYYAQFEAVGDRPEPYDIEPCGQPGEKDEKSPS encoded by the coding sequence CTGCTGCTTGCGGGCGGCTGCAACCTGTTCAAGCAGGAGGATAAGGACAGGCCCGAAACTGCGCGCGAATTTCCGCGTGCCTATCGGCCTGTGTCCAATCTTGGCGGCAACAGTGTTTCTTCCGAGCAGGCGCGCGATGACCGGCGCGAGGCGCAGACCGTGATGGAACTGGCCAATATCAAGCCGGGCATGACCGTGGCCGACATTGGCGCGGGCGAAGGCTATTATACAGTGCGCCTTGCTGCGAAGGTGGGCGCGCGCGGCCGTGTGCTGGCACAGGACATTGACGAATCCGCGATCAAGCGCCTCGGCATTCGTGTCGAGCGTGAGAGGCTGGATAATGTCTCCATCAAGCTGGGTGCGGAAGACGATCCGCGACTGCCTGAAAACAGCTTTGACCGAGTGTTCCTGATCCACATGTATCACGAAGTTTCGGAGCCTTACGCCTTTCTGTGGCGTCTGCGCCCGTCACTTCGCCCCGGTGCGCAGGTGATCGTGGTCGACCGGGATCGTCCGGCAGATCAACACGGCATCGCGCCCAAACTGTTATTCTGTGAATTTGACCATGTGGGCTTTCGCCTCGTCGAATTTGTTCGTAAGCCCGAACTTGCTGGTTATTACGCGCAATTCGAAGCGGTGGGCGACAGGCCCGAACCATATGATATAGAACCCTGCGGCCAGCCGGGGGAGAAGGACGAAAAGAGCCCCTCGTGA
- a CDS encoding nitronate monooxygenase, producing MSFKGLRPINYGGREVWPLIEGGKGVSATNHASSGAWAAAGGIGTVSAVNADSYDMDGNIIPQLYPQRTRVERHEQLIRYAIDGAVEQVRRAYDVASGKGAININVLWEMGGAQAVLEGVLEKTRGLVTGVTCGAGMPYKLAEIAARFNVNYLPIISSARAFRALWKRSYSKVSELMAAVVYEDPWLAGGHNGLSNAEDPTKPEDPYPRVKLLRETMRAEGISDDVPIIMAGGVWFLREWNDWIDNPELGSIAFQYGTRPLLTHESPIPQQWKDALRTLEPGDVLLHKFSPTGFYSSAVKNPFLLNLEARSERQIPYSRVEAGEHTVQLDVGVKGKNFWVAPKDLERARIWASQGFTEALKTPDDTVVFVGPEERNEIRQDQADCMGCLSHCGFSAWKDHDDYTTGRLADPRSFCIQKTLQDIAHGGEVDRNLMFAGHAAYRFKQDPFYSNNFTPTVKELVDRILTGD from the coding sequence ATGAGCTTCAAAGGGTTGCGGCCGATCAACTATGGCGGCCGGGAAGTCTGGCCGTTGATCGAAGGCGGCAAGGGCGTTTCCGCCACGAACCACGCATCTTCGGGGGCGTGGGCTGCTGCGGGCGGCATCGGGACGGTGAGCGCGGTGAACGCCGATTCCTATGACATGGACGGCAACATCATCCCCCAGCTCTATCCGCAGCGCACGCGCGTCGAACGGCACGAGCAGCTGATCCGCTATGCGATTGACGGCGCGGTCGAACAGGTGCGCCGCGCTTATGACGTTGCCAGCGGCAAGGGCGCGATCAACATCAACGTGTTGTGGGAAATGGGCGGCGCTCAGGCCGTTCTGGAAGGCGTGCTGGAAAAGACCCGCGGGCTTGTGACGGGCGTCACCTGCGGCGCTGGCATGCCCTATAAGCTGGCCGAGATCGCCGCGCGCTTCAACGTCAATTACCTGCCGATCATCAGTTCTGCACGTGCATTCCGCGCACTGTGGAAGCGTTCCTACAGCAAGGTCAGCGAACTGATGGCTGCGGTGGTCTATGAAGATCCCTGGCTGGCCGGCGGGCATAACGGCCTGTCGAATGCCGAAGACCCGACCAAGCCGGAAGATCCCTATCCCCGCGTAAAGCTGCTGCGCGAAACCATGCGCGCGGAAGGCATTTCGGACGATGTGCCGATCATCATGGCCGGCGGTGTGTGGTTCCTTCGCGAATGGAACGACTGGATCGACAATCCCGAACTGGGCAGCATTGCTTTCCAGTACGGCACGCGTCCGCTTCTGACGCATGAAAGCCCGATCCCGCAGCAGTGGAAGGATGCACTGCGCACGCTGGAGCCGGGTGATGTGCTGCTGCACAAGTTTTCTCCCACCGGCTTCTACAGCTCGGCAGTGAAGAACCCCTTCCTGCTGAACCTCGAAGCCCGGTCTGAACGCCAGATCCCCTATTCGCGCGTCGAAGCGGGTGAGCACACGGTGCAACTCGATGTTGGCGTGAAGGGCAAGAATTTCTGGGTCGCGCCCAAGGATCTGGAGCGTGCCCGGATTTGGGCGTCGCAGGGCTTCACCGAAGCGCTCAAGACGCCGGACGATACGGTCGTGTTCGTCGGACCTGAAGAGCGGAACGAAATCAGGCAGGATCAAGCCGATTGCATGGGCTGCCTGTCGCATTGCGGTTTCTCGGCATGGAAAGACCATGACGATTACACCACTGGCCGTCTGGCCGATCCGCGTAGCTTCTGTATCCAGAAGACCTTGCAGGATATCGCCCATGGCGGTGAGGTGGATCGCAACCTGATGTTCGCTGGCCACGCGGCCTATCGGTTCAAGCAGGATCCGTTCTATTCCAACAACTTCACCCCGACGGTGAAGGAACTGGTCGACCGTATCCTGACCGGGGACTGA
- a CDS encoding alpha/beta hydrolase — protein sequence MDGGADDAQLPPFWRLLNEAAAVVPLGLSPLREAVDCVGEGKGWPVMVLPGFTTDDLSTALLRRSLDRAGFHAHGWDQGFNLGLRPGLLEALEARIAAIAGQEGRKVILLGWSLGGIFARALAHRIPDLVAQVVTLGSPFSGNRHSNRAWKLYNLINDHTVDEIPEDPEFVSKPPVPTIAVWSAHDGIVSKRAARGLPEESDLAVELDVTHFGYGGTADGVRQVVELLAANLPKDPIR from the coding sequence GTGGATGGTGGCGCCGATGACGCCCAGCTTCCGCCGTTCTGGCGATTGCTGAACGAGGCGGCTGCCGTTGTTCCGCTTGGTCTCAGCCCTCTGCGTGAAGCGGTGGACTGCGTGGGCGAGGGCAAGGGCTGGCCAGTCATGGTTCTGCCCGGATTCACGACGGACGATCTTTCCACTGCGTTGCTGCGCCGCTCGCTCGACCGGGCGGGTTTCCACGCACATGGCTGGGATCAAGGGTTTAACCTTGGTCTGCGGCCAGGCTTGCTTGAAGCGCTTGAGGCCCGCATTGCGGCCATTGCCGGGCAGGAAGGGCGCAAGGTTATACTATTGGGGTGGAGCCTTGGCGGAATCTTCGCCCGGGCGCTGGCCCATCGTATTCCGGATCTCGTCGCGCAGGTCGTCACACTGGGTAGCCCGTTTTCCGGAAATCGCCACAGCAACCGAGCGTGGAAACTCTACAATCTCATCAACGATCACACGGTGGACGAAATACCGGAAGATCCGGAATTCGTGTCGAAGCCGCCCGTGCCGACGATAGCCGTATGGTCAGCCCATGACGGCATCGTCAGCAAGCGGGCGGCACGCGGATTGCCTGAGGAATCCGATCTGGCGGTTGAACTCGATGTGACCCATTTCGGCTATGGCGGTACGGCAGACGGTGTCCGTCAGGTTGTCGAACTACTTGCCGCCAATTTGCCCAAAGACCCTATTCGGTAG
- a CDS encoding cupin domain-containing protein, which produces MKGFVDDIEKLTLENQDFRRVLYTGHNLQLVVMTIRPGEEIGLEVHDDRDQFFRIESGKGTITIDGVAHEVEDDDGIIVPQGAEHNVACRGEEPLKLYTIYGPPEHRDGTVHKTCDDAHADHEHFDGKTTE; this is translated from the coding sequence ATGAAGGGATTTGTCGACGACATCGAGAAACTGACGCTGGAAAACCAAGATTTCCGGCGCGTCCTCTATACCGGCCATAACCTTCAACTGGTGGTGATGACGATCCGTCCGGGCGAGGAAATCGGCTTGGAAGTCCATGACGACCGTGACCAGTTCTTCCGTATTGAATCCGGCAAGGGAACCATCACCATCGACGGAGTGGCGCATGAGGTTGAGGATGATGACGGGATCATCGTTCCTCAGGGCGCTGAACATAATGTGGCCTGCCGAGGTGAAGAGCCGCTGAAACTGTACACCATCTACGGTCCGCCCGAGCATCGCGACGGCACAGTTCACAAGACCTGCGACGATGCCCATGCGGACCATGAGCATTTTGACGGGAAGACTACCGAATAG
- a CDS encoding ammonium transporter, with amino-acid sequence MIRKLLAGMALAVLPAAAFAQDPYAAAGDSGDTAWILVSSALVLLMCLPGLSLFYGGLVRAKNFLSVALQCGAVAAVASLLWVVAGYTLAFGNVTNGWIGAGNAWMLIDLGNVREGLSIPESTFALFQLTFAAITPALMVGAWVDRARFGWVVGFCALWSLVVYAPAAHWIWGGGWLASTMGTLDFAGGIVVHTTAGISALVIALLLGKRQGFPGTAMLPHAPGLTMIGAMLLWVGWFGFNGGSALTATDDASTAIINTHVSASAAALVWVLIERYTFGKPTSVGFATGAIAGLATITPAAGFVSPGAAILFGVLAAVVCYGAIHLTKLKLKIDDSLDVFAVHGVGGMLGSLLLGIFISPALGGTGFPEGLNLVTMISAQVVGVVAVAIWSAIATVLLALGVSFLLPMRVGPEEETEGLDITSHGERGWEFD; translated from the coding sequence ATGATCCGCAAACTTCTTGCGGGGATGGCACTGGCCGTCCTTCCGGCAGCAGCTTTCGCTCAGGATCCCTATGCGGCGGCTGGTGACAGTGGCGATACGGCTTGGATCCTCGTTTCCTCCGCCCTCGTCCTTCTCATGTGCCTGCCCGGCCTCAGCCTTTTCTATGGCGGCCTCGTTCGCGCCAAGAACTTCCTTTCCGTCGCGCTTCAGTGTGGCGCCGTGGCCGCCGTTGCCTCGCTGCTGTGGGTCGTTGCCGGCTACACGCTGGCATTCGGCAATGTCACCAATGGCTGGATCGGCGCGGGCAATGCCTGGATGCTGATCGATCTCGGCAATGTCCGCGAGGGCCTGTCGATCCCCGAAAGCACTTTCGCGCTGTTCCAGCTTACCTTTGCCGCCATCACACCTGCCCTGATGGTCGGCGCGTGGGTCGACCGCGCCCGTTTCGGCTGGGTGGTTGGCTTCTGCGCCTTGTGGAGCCTCGTGGTCTATGCGCCAGCGGCCCACTGGATCTGGGGCGGCGGCTGGCTGGCTTCGACCATGGGCACGCTGGATTTTGCGGGCGGGATCGTGGTCCACACAACGGCGGGCATTTCCGCGCTGGTCATCGCGCTGCTGCTGGGCAAGCGGCAGGGCTTCCCCGGCACGGCCATGCTGCCTCATGCCCCCGGCCTGACCATGATCGGTGCCATGTTGCTGTGGGTCGGCTGGTTCGGCTTCAATGGCGGCTCCGCCCTTACGGCAACCGATGACGCATCCACGGCCATCATCAACACCCATGTCTCGGCTTCGGCCGCCGCGCTGGTCTGGGTGCTGATCGAACGATACACATTCGGCAAGCCTACCAGCGTGGGCTTTGCCACCGGCGCCATTGCCGGCCTGGCGACGATCACGCCTGCGGCGGGCTTCGTCTCGCCCGGTGCCGCGATCCTCTTCGGCGTTCTGGCAGCCGTGGTCTGCTATGGTGCAATCCACCTCACCAAGCTGAAGCTCAAGATCGACGATTCGCTCGACGTATTCGCCGTTCACGGTGTCGGCGGCATGCTCGGATCGCTGTTGCTCGGCATTTTCATCTCGCCCGCGCTGGGCGGCACTGGCTTCCCGGAAGGGCTGAACTTGGTGACGATGATTTCCGCACAGGTCGTGGGCGTAGTCGCCGTGGCGATCTGGTCTGCCATCGCCACGGTCCTGCTCGCGCTGGGCGTCTCGTTCCTGCTGCCGATGCGTGTCGGCCCGGAAGAGGAAACCGAAGGCCTGGACATTACAAGCCATGGCGAACGGGGGTGGGAATTCGACTGA